One stretch of Nicotiana tabacum cultivar K326 chromosome 18, ASM71507v2, whole genome shotgun sequence DNA includes these proteins:
- the LOC142172596 gene encoding uncharacterized protein LOC142172596, whose amino-acid sequence MLDEFNERMSKIEEIYPRVKAYLYDISYHRWSRVHATMNRTWTITSNIAESLNAVTKYGRELPIVELLEYMRTLLERWTKKKLLKVKGTFTYLGFKFNKELDENRTLSHKLRVRASTDYIHTVLDGVRRYIVCLENKRCSCGQFQLDELSCPHALAALRHRDESFEQYCSPYYTREKLLRTYEIPVNPLPDESKWNVPQHISEEVVNPHIGRKR is encoded by the exons ATgcttgatgaatttaatgaaaggatgtcaaagattgaagagatTTACCCGCGTGTTAAAGCATACTTATACGATATTAGCTATCATAGATGGTCTCGAGTACATGCTACGATGAACAGAACTTGGACAATAACATCAAACATTGCAGAGTCGTTGAATGCTGTAACAAAATATGGAAGAGAGCTGCCGATAGTAGAACTATTAGAGTATATGAGGACCCTTCTTGAACGTTGGACGAAGAAAAAGTTATTGAAAGTAAAGGGTACATTCACATACCTTGGGTTCAAATTCAACAAAGAGTTGGATGAAAATAGAACATTATCGCACAAGCTTAGA gtgagggcttcaacaGACTACATCCATACAGTACTAGATGGTGTGAGGCGCTATATTGTTTGTCTTGAAAACAAGAGATGTAGTTGTGGGCAATTCCAGCTTGATGAACTTTCTTGTCCACATGCTTTGGCTGCTTTAAGACACAGAGATGAGTCTTTTGAACAATATTGTTCTCCTTATTACACAAGGGAGAAACTCTTACGTACTTATGAAATACCAGTAAATCCCCTGCCAGATGAAAGCAAATGGAATGTGCCACAACATATATCTGAAGAAGTAGTAAATCCACATATAGGAAGGAAAAGATAG